The Flavobacteriaceae bacterium 3519-10 genome includes a window with the following:
- a CDS encoding Inorganic pyrophosphatase has protein sequence MIPNFKAHPWHGISAGEEVPAVVNVFVEIVPSDTIKYEVDKQSGYLKVDRPQQFSNIIPALYGFIPRTYCHDEVLNLAIESGATDVTTGDLDPLDICVLSSHNIHSGGMLLEAIPIGGFKMIDKGEADDKIVAVMKGDHAFGHFRDIEELPQAEVKRLMHYFLTYKNLPDEPAKCRIQEVYGAEHAKKVIGASQIDYANKFGG, from the coding sequence ATGATACCAAATTTTAAAGCACATCCGTGGCACGGTATTTCTGCAGGGGAGGAAGTGCCCGCTGTTGTGAATGTTTTTGTAGAAATAGTTCCAAGCGACACTATAAAATACGAAGTTGATAAGCAAAGTGGTTACCTGAAGGTAGACAGGCCTCAGCAGTTTTCAAATATTATCCCGGCGCTTTATGGTTTTATTCCGCGCACCTACTGTCATGACGAGGTACTGAATCTTGCGATCGAAAGCGGCGCGACTGACGTTACGACGGGCGATCTGGATCCGCTTGATATCTGCGTATTGAGTTCGCATAATATCCACTCTGGTGGGATGTTGCTCGAAGCGATTCCAATCGGTGGTTTTAAAATGATTGATAAAGGCGAAGCCGACGATAAAATTGTTGCTGTGATGAAAGGAGATCACGCTTTCGGACACTTCCGCGACATCGAGGAGTTGCCACAGGCTGAAGTGAAGCGTCTGATGCACTACTTCCTGACCTACAAAAATCTTCCGGATGAGCCTGCAAAATGCCGTATTCAGGAGGTTTACGGGGCAGAGCACGCGAAGAAAGTAATCGGGGCTTCCCAAATTGATTACGCCAATAAATTCGGAGGCTAA
- a CDS encoding glycosyl transferase, group 2 family protein produces the protein MIKAIYQKTVPEKLRLQLHISLRKLKSVALSGDRFYCPCCTKSFSKFLSKGNGLELRPNAVCANCGSLERTRLLYLYLNNETSIFEGNPTILHFAPEDILKSKLVANPNYTDADINPNLARVQMDITDIKFENSYFDFIICSHVLGHIPDEKKALAELYRVLKPGGHLFFMSLINPDAAETFEDPQAVSPQQRLEAYGERDLQRLYGTDFGQRIRSSKVIVEQIDYRVHFSDDERRRMSLGDGKREIIYKVVKM, from the coding sequence ATGATCAAAGCTATCTATCAGAAAACTGTCCCGGAAAAACTCCGGTTGCAGCTGCACATCAGCCTGCGGAAATTAAAATCGGTTGCTCTTTCCGGCGATCGGTTTTATTGCCCATGTTGCACAAAATCTTTTTCGAAATTTTTGAGCAAAGGGAACGGTCTGGAATTACGTCCAAACGCCGTCTGCGCCAATTGTGGATCTCTGGAGCGCACACGTCTTCTGTATCTGTATCTTAATAATGAAACGTCAATATTTGAAGGTAATCCTACGATTTTGCATTTTGCGCCTGAAGATATTCTCAAATCAAAATTAGTAGCAAACCCAAATTACACCGACGCAGATATTAACCCGAACCTTGCGCGTGTTCAGATGGATATTACCGACATCAAATTCGAAAACAGTTATTTCGATTTCATTATCTGCTCGCATGTTTTGGGGCATATCCCTGATGAGAAAAAGGCGCTTGCTGAACTTTACCGCGTGCTGAAGCCTGGCGGCCACTTGTTTTTCATGTCGCTGATCAATCCGGATGCTGCAGAAACTTTCGAGGATCCACAGGCAGTTTCGCCGCAGCAAAGGCTCGAAGCCTATGGTGAGAGGGACCTGCAAAGATTATATGGCACTGATTTTGGTCAGCGGATCCGTTCTTCTAAGGTAATTGTGGAGCAAATTGATTACCGCGTGCATTTCAGTGATGATGAGCGGCGAAGAATGTCACTTGGCGACGGCAAACGGGAAATTATCTACAAAGTGGTAAAGATGTAA